Part of the Phycisphaerales bacterium genome, CACCGAGTAGGGCAGCACCATCCACAGGTGGCTCCAGCCGCGGCCGTTGAACGAGCCGGCGGTCCAGAACATGACGGCGGGGATGCGGTCGGCAAACGCGGTGATGAGCACGCCGATGACGGCGCCGAGGATGGCGTTGACGGCGACGCCCGCGAGCACCATGCGCACGGGGCTGGTGCCGCCCTTGCCCGCGCCGCCGGGCGTCCAGCTCACGGCGTAGACGAACACGGCCGAGGCCATCGCGCCCAGGAACGCCGCGAGCGGCAGCGCGTGCGCGGCCTGGGGGAACGCGGCGAGCACGACGGTGGCGCTGACGCCCGCGCCGGCGGTCACGCCGATGATGCCCGGGTCGGCCAGCGGGTTGCGCGTGACGCCCTGGAGCAGCACGCCCGCGACGGCGAGGTTGGCACCGGCCAGCAGGGCTACCAGGGCGCGCGGCAGGCGGGCGTTCATCACGATGGTCTGGGTCGTGCCCTCGCCCGCACCGGTGAGCGTCGCGAGGACTTCGGCCAGCGGGATGCGCACGGCCCCGAGCGCGAGCGAGAGCGCCATGCCCACGAGCAGGACAAGCACCACGGCGGCGGGCGTGGCATAGCGACGCCACGCAGGGCGCGTGGCGGGGGCGACGGCAGCGGGTTGGCCGGCCGCCAGGGTGGTCATGGGGCGGGCGTGGCGTTCTCGATGGCGGTGCGGACGTCTTCCAGGGCGGCAACTGCCTGCGAACCGGACCGCATGGCGAAGAGGTCTTCGCCCAGGAAGGCGATGTTGTCGTCCTTGATGGCGGTCAGTTGCCCCCACAGCGGGTCGCGATCGAACATCGCGCGGGCCGCACGTTCGGGGCCGTGGAAGACGACCAGGATGACGTCGGGGTCCTTTTGCACGACGGCTTCCATGCTCAGCGGCGCCAGGCCGCGATAGAAGCGATGGGCGGGCAGGTCGCTGGTGATCAGCCGCCCGCCGGCCGTCTCGACCAGGTCGCCCAGGTAGCTGTCGGGCAGGAAGGCATAGAAGGCCTGCGGCGTCCCGAACACCGCCAACACGCTGACGGGGTCGCCGGCCGACTCGATGGGCGTGGTTGCGGCAAGCTTCGCGTCGAAGTCGGCGATCCATGCGTCGGCCTGATCGGGCTTGCCGACGAGTTCGCCGATGGTGCGCGTGTGGGTCGAGACGTCTTCGAGCGTGTCGGCGTCCATGGTGATGACACGGGCGTCGGTCGTCTCTTCGATCTGCGGGACGAACTGCGTGTACACGGCGCTCATGATGACCACGTCGGCGTCGGCGGCGATGACCTGCTCGACGTTGGGGCCCACCGAGTGGTCGAGGGCGCCGGCCTCGATGCCCTGCCAGGCCTCGGGTTGGCCACCCGGCAGCGTGGGCACCAGCACGGGCTGCACGCCCAGGGCGATGAGTTGGTCGGCCGCGAAGGGGAGCAGGGCGGCCACGCGGGGTGTTTCGGTCGCCTCGGCATCATCGATCGGGGCCAGCCACGTGGTGGTCTTGGAAGCTTCGGTGGGAATCGACTCCGGGGCCGGCGCCTGGTCCTCGCACGCCGTCAGGACGGCCAGAGAGAGGGCGGCGCAACACGCGATCGGGACGGCTCGGCTGGGCATGGGCGAATCGGCTCCTGGGGGTCTGGAGGGTTCCTGGTGGGATGGTATCGTGTTGAGACGCAGTCTCAATAGCGATCGGCCGCTCCGGCGGGGAATCGGCATGCAACTCTGGTCCTGGCAGGGCGTAGTACGGTGTGGGGTCGCGATCGGGCACGGGATGGCGAAGGGGGCCGGATGGCTTCGGGCAGGGCGCACGGCTGGGCGGCACACGGCTTCACGCTGATCGAGCTGCTGGTGGTGATTTCCATCATCGGGGTGCTCATGGGCATCCTGATCCCCGCTCTGGCCGGGGCCCGGCTGACCGCGCGGTCGACGGTGGGCGTGGCCAACCTGCGGAGCCTGTCGCAGCTCACGATGCTGTACGAGCACGAGCAGCGGTTCTTCCCCACGCCCTTCAACCCCGAAACCGATGCCCGCAAGCGCCGCGTGCCGGGTTCGGTGTGGAGCGACGCGCTGCACCCGAGCAAGGACCAGCCGCTGTGGAATTTCGAGGTGCCCTCGGCACCGCAGTGGAGCACGGAATTCTTCGGCGTGTACTGGTACTCGTGGCTCAGCGATTGGAACTCGCAGGGCGGGCGCGACACGGAGGTGCAGTTCTCGCCGGCCGACCGCCTCGCGCTCGACCAGCTCGCGCAGTACCGATCGTTGCAGGACAGCCGGGACGGCCTGTACCTCTACCCGTCGAGCTATTACATGAGCCCGACGATGTGGAGCGCGCCCAGCCGGTTCGGCGCGGGCTCGCGCGCGGCGATGGGGCCGAGTGCGTTGGCGCCGATGTCGGTCGCGAGCATGGCCCAGCCGGCCGACAAGGTCTTGCTGTGGGAGCGCGCCGACTTTGCACGCAACAACCGCGTGGCGGTGAACGGCAGGAGCGCGACGCGGCAGAAGATGGCGCCGAGCTGGTGCAACCCAGAGGCGCGGCCGCACGTGGCGACGGGCGACGGCGGCGTGCGCCAGGCCGACATGCGCAAGGTGGGCGATGCGGCGGCGGCCAACGACGAGTTCCTGCCGGGCGGACGCATCCAGCCGAGCGACCTCATGCCGCTGTACCCCAGCCGCGTGCCGTCGGGGCGCGACCCCCTGGGCGGCGTGGCGACGACCGACGGCGAGCATCCGCTGTACTTCTGGGCGACGAACGGGGGGATGCGGGGGGTTGACCTTCCCAAGTAGGTATGACGCGGTCCGCTAGTTCGTCGCCGGGCCGGCCGCGGCGGCGGACAGTTGGTCGCGGCGATCGCGGAGCGTGCAGAGCACGAACTTCTGCGCGTGGCGCATGCGGAGGCCGTGGGTGAAGCAGAGCAGGGCGACGAACACCAGGATCGCGACGAACACGCCTGCGCCGCCGAGGTAGGCCCAGAAGAACAGGATGGCGATGGGCCAGCATGCGGTGACGAAGCCCGTCGTGCGCTCGGTCCGGGTCCACCGCGGGCTGTTGCCCGTGCGTTCGATGGTTGTCGAGGCGTGTTCGCCGGTGTTCACGAGCAGGCAGATGACGGCGATGGCCGAGGTCAGTAGCGTTGGCACGATGATGCACCAGATGCCCGAGAGCACCACGAACGCGAAGAAGACGGCCAGCACCAGCACGCCGAATGGCGCGACCGTGAGCACGAAGGACCAGAGGATGGCCCGCCGGTGCGGCAGGTCGAGGTCCTTCCGTGCGTTCCGGTGCGCCGTTGACAGGCGAGCCAGGGCGATGCAGCCGTAGAGGCCGCCGGTGAACAGGAAGATCGCACCCAGAAGCAGGGCGATGCCGTTCCATTGGCTGTGTGGGAGCAGCATCGAGCGCGTAACCGCCGAAGCGGTCAGCAGGGAACTCGCGGCGATGCAGGCGTCGACGTGCCAGAGATCGCGGAAGCGGCCGTGCAGGTGGGCGATGAACGCGGGGTGCGCCTCGATGAGCGAAGGGGTGGGCCAGGAAGTAGGAGCCGGAAAGCCGCACTCGGGACAGCGGTGGCCCCAGTCGAGGCCGCCCAGGTCGTAGCGGCAGTGCAGGCAGGTGAGGCCGCTGGGCATGTGGCCTTCGTGCTCGCTCCCGACCGAGTACATCGGCGAGTCTACGTTCGCAGCGTTTTCGGGCGTGCGAATGGTGGTCCGTTCTCCGGCGGTTTCCGATACAATGGAAGCGCACGGCGTGCTGGAGGGCCCGATGAGCAGGCGTGAGTTCGAGGACAGCTTCGCGGGCGTTGGTCGCAAGATCGACGATGCGCTCAACGCGGGCGGCGAGGCCCGGCGGCGGCTGCACAACCGCATGGCGACCGGCGGGCTGTTCGAGCGATTCCAGCGGCAGCATGATGGTCCGGGCCTGCGCGAGCGGCTGGGCGAGCGCGTCTCGGCCTGGCGCGAGGAGATGCAGGGCGGCTCGATGAGCCCGAAGCTCGTCTTCGGCGCGTTCGGCGCCGGGGCGGGGCTGGTGCTGGTTACGGTCCTCGTGCTCGTGTATGGGCTGGGGATGTTCCGCGGCACGGGCCTGACCTCGGCGGACCTGGAGCGCGATGCGCAGCTCCGGTCGGCGGCCGAGCGGGCGCAGGCCGAGCGCGAGGGCACGCTGAACCCCGCGGCGATGGTGCAGCGCCAGGGGCAGGAGCGTGCGATGGCGGCCGAGGCCGACGCGGCACGTTCTGATCAGCGGGAATCCAGCATGCGCGGCCAGCGACCGGGCGGGTAGCCCGAACGGTCGTCGTACAATGCTCGGTTGAGCGACGAGCCCACGAACAACGGTGCGACGGAGGGCGAAGGCCGGGCCGAGCGACTCGCCCGGCTGCTGAAGCGCGCGCGCTCGCTGCCGCAGGTGCCGGGCGTGTACCTCATGAAGGACGCCAAGGACGTCGTTGTGTACGTGGGCAAGGCCCGCAAGTTGCCCGACCGCGTGGCGAGCTACTTCGTTCCCAGCGCCGACCTGGGGCCGGCCAAGGGCCCGATGCTCGACGTCGTGCAGGATTTCGAGTTCATCGAGTGCGAGACCGAGTTCGAGGCGTTGCTGACCGAGAACCGGCTGATCAAGGACATCCGCCCGCGGTTCAACGTCCGGCTGACCGACGACAAGACCTTCCCGTACCTGGTCGTCACGCAGCGCGAGGACTTTCCGCGTGTGTTCGTGACGCGGAACCCCGCCGGCGTGCGGCCCGACGGCAGCACGCCCGAGTACATGAAGGGCGCCAAGGTCTTCGGGCCCTTCGTGAACGCGGGCGCGCTGCGCGAGGCGGTGCAGGTTGCCCAGCGGGTGTTCAAGTTCCGAGATTGCAAGCTGGACATCGCCGAGGGCGATCCGAAGAACAAGTACTTCCGCCCGTGCCTCCTGTACAGCATCGGCCAGTGCACGGCTCCCTGCGCCGACAAGGTGACGCTGACGGCATACGGCGAGCAGGTCGATCGATTCGTGCGCTTCATGGGCAGCAAGCGGAGCAAGATGCTCGTGGAGCTTCGGCGAGAGATGGAGGAGGCCAGCACCGCGCTCGAATTCGAGCGGGCGGCCGAGCTGCGCGACCAGATCGCCGCCATCGAGAAGCTCGAGGAGCGCTCGAGCAAGCGTGACGGGTGGCAGCCCGAGACCGAGATCGGCTACGTCGAGCCCGAGAAGGGGATGCGCAGCTTGCAGCGGACGCTGGGGCTCGACGAGCCGCCCAGGGTGGTCGAGGGATTCGACATCGCGCACCTGGGTGGCAACGAGACGGTCGCTAGCAAGGTGTGCTTCGTCGACGGCCGGCCGTTCAAGAGCGAGTACCGGCGCTACAAGATCAAGGGCACGGGCAACGACGACTACGCGTCGATCCGCGAGGTGGTTTCGCGCCGATACCGCGAGGCGGGTGCGGGCCACGAGCTATACCCGGACGTGATCCTGATCGACGGCGGGCTCGGCCAGCTCCACGCGGCGATGGAAGCCCTGCGGGACATGGACGTGCCGGCGCCCATGGTGATCTCGCTCGCGAAGAAGGAAGAGTTGATCCACGTCCAGGAGCGCGAGGCGCCGATCCGGCTCGGGCGAGAAAACTTCGGGCTGCGCCTGTGCCAGCAGGTGCGCGACGAAGCCCACCGGTTTGCGCGGCACTATCACCATATCTTGCGTCGCAAGAAGGTCGTTGGCGAGTGAGTGCCTCGGTGCTCGCCCGCAGCCGAGAGGGAGCAGCATGAGCAGCAACGCGTCGCCGTGGCCCGAAATCACCTACGGCTCGTGGGCCGAGACGGCCAAGGCCCTGCACCTCTACACGCAGGTGGCCGGCAAGGTCCGGCTCGAGCTGACGCCGTGGACGAACCACTCGTGGCACGTGCCGCTCTACGTGAGCGCCCGCGGGCTGACGACTTCGATCATGTCAAAGGGCTCCAGGTCGTTCGAGATGAGGTTCGACTTCGTCGACCACGACCTGGTGATCGAGACGATCGAGGGCCAGGTGCGCCGCGTTGGCCTCGGGTCCGGTACGGTTGCTGGGTTCTATCGCTCGGTGATGGAAGCGTTCGAGAGCCTCGGCCTCGGCGTCGAGATCTACACCACGCCAAGCGAGATCGCCGACGCGACGCCCTTCGAGCAGGACACACAGGAGCGGCCGTACGACGCGGCGGCGGTCGAGCGATTCTGGCGGGCGCTGGTGCAGATGGACCGCGTGTTCAAGCGGTTCCGCGCTGGGTTCAACGGCAAGTGCAGCCCGGTGCACTTCTTCTGGGGCAGCTTCGATCTCGCCGTCACGCGGTTCTCGGGGCGGACGGCCCCGCCGCACCCCGGGGGCGTGCCGAACTTCCCGGATTGGGTTGCTCGTGAGGCGTACTCGCACGAGGTGAGCAGTGCGGGCTTCTGGCCCGGAAACGACGACGCCGACGCGGTGTTCTACTCGTACGCGTATCCGAAGCCCGACGGTTTCGAGAAGGCAGCGGTGCGGCCGGACGCGGCAGCGTGGTCGAACGAGCTGGGCGAGTTCGTGCTGCCGTACGCGTCGGTTTGCGGGTCACCGGATCCGGACGCGGCGCTCATGGCGTTTCTTGAGAGCACCTATGTGGCGGCGGCCGACCTCGCGAAGTGGGATCGCACCGAACTCGAGTGCGACCTGCCGGGCGATGCGCGAGACTGACGTATCAAGAGGAAGCGAGACAGCGCATGGACCAACCACGCGACGTACAGATCGTGAGGGCCGATCAAGAACTCGGCGAAGGACACGCGGGCGGGACGCGCGCCGGCATCGCAGTGAACGCCGGCATGACCGGCGGCTCGCACGGCGTCATCGTCGGCGATACCCCCGTCGGCGGCGGACCGCCGTTTCACGCGCACCACACGTTCGACGAGACGTTCTTCGTGCTCGAGGGCGCGTTCCGCTTCTTCACTCGGGACGGCACGATCGACGCGAGCGCGGGCGACGTGCTGTTCGTGCCGGGTGAGGTTGCCCACGGGTTTCGGTGCACGGCCGCCGGCGATCGCGGCGTGGGTCGCACGGCCATCATCGTGACGCCCGGCCGGTTCATGGGCTTTTTCGAGGCGATGGAGAAGCTCGCAAAGAGCGGCAGGCTCACGCGTGAGGGCCTGAGCGAGCTTGGGGAGCATTGGGGCGTGTCGTTCCTCGAGCCGCCGGCGTTGATGCGGCACGACTGATCCGGACCGTCGCGCTCACGCCGACTTCGCGTGTTCCTTGGGCACCGGGCGCTCGTGCGTGCTCACGGCGTCGGCGGGCATCTCGTCGAGGATGAGCTGCGAGATGGTCGGCGCGTTCTCCAGGGGCTTGCCCTTGGCGTCGGTCAGCGGGGTGCCGTCGAGGCGCTCGATGATGGGCGTGGGGTTGGCGCGCTCGTGGGCCTCGAGATTGCGCTCGAGCTCGGCCTGCTTCTTCTCGTCGAGTTCGCTCCACTTGCCGCGACCGCGACACTTGGGGAAGCGGCTGCAGCTCAGCCACGGGCCTCGCGCACCGCTACGCAGGTTGAGCGGCGCCTCGCACGTGGGGCAGGGCAGCTCGGTCTCGAGTGGCGGAACCGACGGCGCCACGACGTGGCCCTTCTTGTCGATGTTCAGGATCAGCCCGTCCTCGGGGCTCTCGCCTTCGGCCAGGTCGGTTGCGATGAACGGGCCGAAGCGGCCCGTGCGATGGACCATGGGCCGACCCGTGCGCGGGCAGCGGACGTCGACGTACTCGATCGGGCGTGGGCGGCCGTGGCTGTCGACCGGGCACGCGTATGTGCAATCGGGATAGTTGCTGCAGCTCAGGAACCGGCCGTTCTTGCCGAAGCGGTAGACGAGCTCGGCGCCGTCGCGCGGGCAGAGGTAGTCGCTGGGCTGCACCTCGGCCTTGGCGTGCTGCAGGTTCTCGAGCGCGTGCTCGAGGTTTTCCTTGAAGGGGCCGTAGAAGCGTTCGAGCATGTCGATCCAGTCGAGGTGCTCGTCCTCGATCTTGTCCAGGTCGGCCTCCATCTCGCGCGTATAGCCCAGGTCCATGATGCGCGGGAAGGCCTCGATCAGCTTGTCGGTGACGACCTCGCCCAGGTCGGTCGCGTAGAAGCGGCGCTCGCGCTGCTCGACGTACTTGCGGTCCTGGATGGTTTGCACGATGCTGGCGTAGGTGCTGGGGCGGCCGATGCCCTCGCTCTCGAGCGTCTTGATGAGGCTCGCCTCGGTGTAGCGGGCGGGCGGGCTGGTGAAGCGTTGGCGCGGATCGACGCCGAAGGCGTGCAGCGTATCCTGCTCCTTGATCGTGGGCAGGGTCGCCTCGTCGCTGGCGGTCGGCACGCCGGCGACCTTGTAGAAGCCGTCGAACACGAGCACGCGGCCGGTGGCCTTGAAGGTGAGCGTGTCAGATTTGCCGCCATCAAGGAGGATGGTCGTCGCGTCCCACTGCGCGTGGCTCATCTGGCAGGCGACGAAGCGCTGCCAGATGATCTCGTACAGCCGGGCCTGGTCGGGCTTCAGGCTCTTGCGAACGCGGTCGGGCGTGTAGGCCACGTTGGTGGGGCGGATTGCCTCGTGGGCCTCCTGCGCGCTCTTGTTGCTGCTGCCGAAGAAGTTGGGCTTCTCGGGCAGGTAGTCGTCGCCGTAGGTCTTCTTGATGTGCTCGCGCGCCATGTTGAGCGCTTCGCCGGCGATGTGCGTGCTGTCCGTACGCATGTAGGTGATGAGGCCGACGGGCCCCTCGCCGGGGATGTTGACGCCCTCGTACAAGCCCTGCGCGGCGCTCATGGTGCGTCGAGCGCCGAAGCCGAGCCGCGTGCTGGCGGCCTGCTGCAAGGTCGACGTGATGAAGGGCGGCGGCGGGCGGCTGGTGGTGCGCTTGGTCTCGATCGAGCGCACGCTCCACGGCATGCTCGGGTCGGGCGTGCCGGTAATGGTGCGCAGCCAGCGTGCGGGGCCACGGCCGCCCTCGTCCTCGGTCACGTGCGTCTTGACGTCGGTCAGCCCCGCCTGCTCGAGCATGGCGACGACGCTCGGCGTGATGTCACACGTGTCGGCCTGCTGGAACTTCTCGGCGCTGACCGCGGCGGTGGCACCGGGATCGAGCTTGCCCTTCTGGAGGATCTCAAACTTCTCGCCGTTGACCTCGACCAGCTCGGCCCGCAGGCCGTCGTGCTTGGCCAGCCACGCATTTTGGGCCTTGAGCGAGGGCGGGTTGCCCTTCTCGTCGCGCTCGGCAAGCAGCTTGGCCCACTGCGGCGCGAGGGAACGGGCGGCGTCGTGCGTGCCGGCGAAGCTGGCGGTGATGCTCCAGCTCTCGTCGGGCACGAACACGCGAATCTCACGCTCGCGCTCGACGACCAATCGCACCGCCACGCTCTGCACGCGGCCCGCGCTCAGGCCCCGCGTGACCTTCTTCCATAAGAGGGGCGAGACCTGATAGCCCACGATGCGGTCGAGGATGCGGCGGGCCTGCTGGGCGTTGACCTTGTCGACGTCGATCGGGTGCGGGTTGTTGAAGGCCTTGGCGATCTCGGCCTTCGTGATGGCGGCGAATACCACGCGCTTGGCGGCCTCGGCGTCGATGCCGATCTCCTGAGCGAGGTGCCAGGCGATGGCCTCGCCCTCGCGGTCGAGGTCGGTCGCGAACCAGACGTGGCCGCCTTCGCTCGTGGCGTCCTTCGCGGCCCGCTTGAGCTCGCGCATCACGGCTTCCTTGCCGTTCAGCACGCGATAGGTCGGCGTGAAGCGCTTCTCGATGTTGACGCCGGGCACGGGGCTCTTGTCGCCCTTGTCGGCCTTCTCGGGCAGGTCTCGCACGTGGCCGACCGACGCGAGCACGACGTAGTCGTCGCCCAGGTACTTGTTGATGGTCTTGGCCTTGCTGGGGCTCTCGACGATGACCAGGTCCTTGCCCTTGGCGGCTCCGGCCTTGTAGCCGGTGCCCCGGCTGGTGCGACCGCGCCCAGCGCCCGCCGACCGGCTCGCCGTCTTCTTCGAGACCTTCTTTGAGGTCTTCTTGGTCGTCTTCTTCTTGGAGGTCTTCTTCGCCATTCGTGGGTCGCTCAAGAGAAAGTGGGTAGTTTCCCCACGGGTCGGACGGTCGCTCGACACGGAAGGAGCCCGCCGCGGCGTTGTCAAGCGCCAGGGCGGGAACGGGCCGTGCCGGGTCTTTCCATCGGCCGACAAACGGTCCGGGGACTGCCGATATTCTGCGACTTTCTACGGGCGGACTGTTGGCAGATTGTTGGTAGAAGGTTGTCAATTGGCCATAAAACAAGTATTGACAATGCTTTGCGACGCTTCAGCCGTCGGCTGTCGGTCGGGATGGATGGACATCCGACGCGGCCGATCTCCGGGGCTGGCGGCCAGCCGGCGGAGCCAGGTTCGCTGGTTCTTGGCGAATCGACGGGTCTCGATCTTGATCCGCTCGATGGCGTCGTCCAGGGAAAATCCGGATTGACGATCGGCGGCGAGGAACTCGGCGATCTGCTTGGTGCCCAGCGCCTGCGCGGCCTGCGGGCCGAGGGCGCCGGCCTCCAGCAGCCGGCGGGTCTCCTCGACGAGGCCGGCCTCGACCATCCCCTTCACCCTCGCGTTGATGCGGCCGTTGATGGCCTCGGTCTCCCAATGGAGCGTCACCAGCAGTAGCCGATCGGCGAGGGGATTGCTGCCGCTGTCCCACTGTCGCTGGAGGTCGCTGATGGGCGTGCCGGTGAGGCGGAAGACCTCCAGCGCCCGGATGGTCCGCCGCTCGTCGGCGGGGTGGATGCGTGCGGCGGCCTTTGGGTCGACGCGTTCGAGCTCGGCCCGGCGATCGGCGGCGGGCATCGCGCGGAGTTGCTCGCGCAGCGCTTCGTCGGCGGGCGGGCCCTCGAAGAGGCCGTCGATGAGTGCCTTGATGTACAAGTGCGTGCCGCCGACGACGATGGGCCAGCCGCCCTCTGCCTCGATCTCCTCGATCTTCGTAGTAGCGAGTTGCAGCCACTGCGCGACCGTGAACGGCTCGCTCGGCTCGACGACGTCGATCAGGTGGTGCGGCACGCCCTCGCGCTCGTCCATCGATGGCTTGGCGCTGGCGACGTCGAGCCCGCGATAGACCTGGAACGCGTCGGCGGAGATGACCTGCGCGCCGCCCGCAGCGACGTGCCCCTGAGCCTCGGCGAGCTTCGCGCACGCGATGGCGAGGTCCGTCTTGCCGCCGGCGGTCGGGCCGGCGATGACGGGGATGAGGGGGCGCGCGGTCACGACAGCCAAGAGTGTACGACCGGGCCGGCATCCGTACGGCGTGTCGCAGATGGTCGGACCTATAACGCCGCGGCTTGCCCAGATTGCGGACGAGGATGGGCATCGAAGAAGAATCGGCGCAAGATCTACCGTGGGGCGGTTAGCATGAGCCGTCCCGCTGTACCTGCATCCGAGAATCGTTCGCGCTGGAGGCTTGAAGGGACCTTGTCATGAAATCCTCGTCGATACGCTCCGCTTCGTTGCTCGCCCCGGCGGTGTTGGGCCTGCTTCTCTACACCCACGCGGCCGCCCAACCGTGCGATGCACGATCGCTGTTCGTCCGCATGGTCGCGAGCCCGACTGCCTTCGATAGGTTCGGCGCCGTCGCGGTGGCCGATCTCGACGGCGATGGTGATCTGGACGTCGCCTCGGCCACGAGCGCCGCAGGTCTACAGGTGCTCCGCAACGACGGCGAAGGAAACTTCGAGCCTGTCATTGCCTTGCCGCTGGCCGACAGAGGATGGCAGCTTGTCGCCGGCGACTGGGACGGTGATGGGGATGCCGACTTGGCGGCGAGCCTGGAGAACGGCACGGTCGTCGTGCTCCGTAACGGCGGCGATGCGGACTTCGAGCTTGCAGGGGAATTCATGCTCGCGGGAGCCGCGGCTGGCTTGGCCGCCGCCGACGTGGACGGCGACGGCGACGCGGACCTGGCCGTTTCGCTGGTGCTCGACGCCCAGTACGTGCTACTCACCAACGACGGCGCGGGCGCGTTCACGCCCGGTGCTCCGCGAGTGCTGCCTTGGGACACGATCCAGCTCACGCTGGCCGACGTCGACACCGATGGCGACGCCGACCTGATCGCAGCGCAGCTTATCGCGCCGCGCCTGGCGGTGGCGATGGGCGACGGCGGCGGCGGCTTCGGCGCCTTCGTCCAGTACGACGCGGCCGACACGAACTTCGCCTACGTCCAGCCTGTGGACCTTGACGGCGACGGCGACCTGGACCTGGTGCTGGCCGAGGACGGCGCTCAGGTGATGCTCAACGCCGGCGATGGAACCTTTGGCACGCCGACGCAATACCCCTTCGCCAACGCCGAGCTCACGCCCATCATCGGCGACTACGACGGCGACGGCGCGGTCGACCTGCTTCTGAGCGGGACGACCGTGTCGGGCCTGGGGCTGGTGCGCGGCCGGGGCGACGGCACCTTCGACGCCGTGGAGTTGATCGAGACCGGCGCGCCGTACTACCGCACGGCCGGCGGCGACTTCAACGGCGACGGCGCGATCGACTTTATCGGCGCGACGGGCATCGTCGATGAGCCGTGG contains:
- a CDS encoding iron ABC transporter permease, encoding MTTLAAGQPAAVAPATRPAWRRYATPAAVVLVLLVGMALSLALGAVRIPLAEVLATLTGAGEGTTQTIVMNARLPRALVALLAGANLAVAGVLLQGVTRNPLADPGIIGVTAGAGVSATVVLAAFPQAAHALPLAAFLGAMASAVFVYAVSWTPGGAGKGGTSPVRMVLAGVAVNAILGAVIGVLITAFADRIPAVMFWTAGSFNGRGWSHLWMVLPYSVVGLTLAFFLRSRVRILELGDDTASTMGISVERTRLLAFAAAALLAGSAASVAGLVGFVGLVVPHLVRLAMGTNRFIVPVSAFAGGALLLWADLAARTVLAPSELPVGVVTGLVGGPYFIFLLYKSGWLR
- a CDS encoding ABC transporter substrate-binding protein, producing the protein MPSRAVPIACCAALSLAVLTACEDQAPAPESIPTEASKTTTWLAPIDDAEATETPRVAALLPFAADQLIALGVQPVLVPTLPGGQPEAWQGIEAGALDHSVGPNVEQVIAADADVVIMSAVYTQFVPQIEETTDARVITMDADTLEDVSTHTRTIGELVGKPDQADAWIADFDAKLAATTPIESAGDPVSVLAVFGTPQAFYAFLPDSYLGDLVETAGGRLITSDLPAHRFYRGLAPLSMEAVVQKDPDVILVVFHGPERAARAMFDRDPLWGQLTAIKDDNIAFLGEDLFAMRSGSQAVAALEDVRTAIENATPAP
- a CDS encoding prepilin-type N-terminal cleavage/methylation domain-containing protein; this encodes MASGRAHGWAAHGFTLIELLVVISIIGVLMGILIPALAGARLTARSTVGVANLRSLSQLTMLYEHEQRFFPTPFNPETDARKRRVPGSVWSDALHPSKDQPLWNFEVPSAPQWSTEFFGVYWYSWLSDWNSQGGRDTEVQFSPADRLALDQLAQYRSLQDSRDGLYLYPSSYYMSPTMWSAPSRFGAGSRAAMGPSALAPMSVASMAQPADKVLLWERADFARNNRVAVNGRSATRQKMAPSWCNPEARPHVATGDGGVRQADMRKVGDAAAANDEFLPGGRIQPSDLMPLYPSRVPSGRDPLGGVATTDGEHPLYFWATNGGMRGVDLPK
- a CDS encoding excinuclease ABC subunit UvrC, producing MSDEPTNNGATEGEGRAERLARLLKRARSLPQVPGVYLMKDAKDVVVYVGKARKLPDRVASYFVPSADLGPAKGPMLDVVQDFEFIECETEFEALLTENRLIKDIRPRFNVRLTDDKTFPYLVVTQREDFPRVFVTRNPAGVRPDGSTPEYMKGAKVFGPFVNAGALREAVQVAQRVFKFRDCKLDIAEGDPKNKYFRPCLLYSIGQCTAPCADKVTLTAYGEQVDRFVRFMGSKRSKMLVELRREMEEASTALEFERAAELRDQIAAIEKLEERSSKRDGWQPETEIGYVEPEKGMRSLQRTLGLDEPPRVVEGFDIAHLGGNETVASKVCFVDGRPFKSEYRRYKIKGTGNDDYASIREVVSRRYREAGAGHELYPDVILIDGGLGQLHAAMEALRDMDVPAPMVISLAKKEELIHVQEREAPIRLGRENFGLRLCQQVRDEAHRFARHYHHILRRKKVVGE
- a CDS encoding DUF5996 family protein; amino-acid sequence: MSSNASPWPEITYGSWAETAKALHLYTQVAGKVRLELTPWTNHSWHVPLYVSARGLTTSIMSKGSRSFEMRFDFVDHDLVIETIEGQVRRVGLGSGTVAGFYRSVMEAFESLGLGVEIYTTPSEIADATPFEQDTQERPYDAAAVERFWRALVQMDRVFKRFRAGFNGKCSPVHFFWGSFDLAVTRFSGRTAPPHPGGVPNFPDWVAREAYSHEVSSAGFWPGNDDADAVFYSYAYPKPDGFEKAAVRPDAAAWSNELGEFVLPYASVCGSPDPDAALMAFLESTYVAAADLAKWDRTELECDLPGDARD
- a CDS encoding cupin domain-containing protein gives rise to the protein MDQPRDVQIVRADQELGEGHAGGTRAGIAVNAGMTGGSHGVIVGDTPVGGGPPFHAHHTFDETFFVLEGAFRFFTRDGTIDASAGDVLFVPGEVAHGFRCTAAGDRGVGRTAIIVTPGRFMGFFEAMEKLAKSGRLTREGLSELGEHWGVSFLEPPALMRHD
- a CDS encoding DNA topoisomerase — encoded protein: MSDPRMAKKTSKKKTTKKTSKKVSKKTASRSAGAGRGRTSRGTGYKAGAAKGKDLVIVESPSKAKTINKYLGDDYVVLASVGHVRDLPEKADKGDKSPVPGVNIEKRFTPTYRVLNGKEAVMRELKRAAKDATSEGGHVWFATDLDREGEAIAWHLAQEIGIDAEAAKRVVFAAITKAEIAKAFNNPHPIDVDKVNAQQARRILDRIVGYQVSPLLWKKVTRGLSAGRVQSVAVRLVVEREREIRVFVPDESWSITASFAGTHDAARSLAPQWAKLLAERDEKGNPPSLKAQNAWLAKHDGLRAELVEVNGEKFEILQKGKLDPGATAAVSAEKFQQADTCDITPSVVAMLEQAGLTDVKTHVTEDEGGRGPARWLRTITGTPDPSMPWSVRSIETKRTTSRPPPPFITSTLQQAASTRLGFGARRTMSAAQGLYEGVNIPGEGPVGLITYMRTDSTHIAGEALNMAREHIKKTYGDDYLPEKPNFFGSSNKSAQEAHEAIRPTNVAYTPDRVRKSLKPDQARLYEIIWQRFVACQMSHAQWDATTILLDGGKSDTLTFKATGRVLVFDGFYKVAGVPTASDEATLPTIKEQDTLHAFGVDPRQRFTSPPARYTEASLIKTLESEGIGRPSTYASIVQTIQDRKYVEQRERRFYATDLGEVVTDKLIEAFPRIMDLGYTREMEADLDKIEDEHLDWIDMLERFYGPFKENLEHALENLQHAKAEVQPSDYLCPRDGAELVYRFGKNGRFLSCSNYPDCTYACPVDSHGRPRPIEYVDVRCPRTGRPMVHRTGRFGPFIATDLAEGESPEDGLILNIDKKGHVVAPSVPPLETELPCPTCEAPLNLRSGARGPWLSCSRFPKCRGRGKWSELDEKKQAELERNLEAHERANPTPIIERLDGTPLTDAKGKPLENAPTISQLILDEMPADAVSTHERPVPKEHAKSA